CTGGCCAAGGGCCTGCTGATGAAGATGAAAAGCTGCAACGAGGAAGACGCCTACACCCTGATGCGCCGCCAGGCCATGAGCCGCCAGCAGAAGCTGATCCAGGTGGCTGAGCAGATCATCGCCATGCACGACATGCTGGGTAACTGAGCCCGGCAACTGTAGCGCCTGTCCACACCGCGACTGTGCTGGACAGGCCGGCAAGGCTTCTCGTATCTTCCTCGCCAGGTTGCCACATGCAGCCAACGTCGCTCGGACGGTTCCGGGCGCTTACGTACTCCGAGGAAAGCATGGCTGACAATGCCAAGCGCCGCTTTGCGCGCATCGATCGTCTCCCCCCCTACGTTTTCAACATCACCGCCGAACTGAAGATGGCCGCCCGCCGCCGTGGCGAGGACATCATCGACTTCAGCATGGGCAACCCCGATGGCGCCACACCGCCGCACATAGTCGAGAAGCTGGTGCAGGTCGCCCAGCGCGAAGACACCCACGGCTACTCCACTTCCCGTGGTATCCCGCGCCTGCGCCGCGCCATCTCGCGCTGGTACAAGGATCGCTATGACGTGGAGATCGATCCGGAAAGCGAGGCCATCGTCACCATCGGTTCCAAGGAAGGCCTGGCGCACCTGATGCTGGCCACCCTGGATCATGGTGACACCGTGCTGGTACCCAACCCCAGCTACCCGATCCACATCTATGGCGCGGTAATCGCCGGCGCCCAGGTGCGCTCGGTACCGCTGGTGCCTGGCGTGGACTTCTTCGCCGAGCTGGAACGGGCCATCCGCGAGTCGATCCCCAAGCCGAAGATGATGATCCTCGGCTTCCCCTCCAACCCCACCGCGCAGTGCGTGGAGCTGGACTTCTTCGAACGCGTGGTGAGCCTGGCCAAGCAGTACGACGTGCTGGTGATCCACGACCTGGCCTACGCCGACATTGTCTACGACGGCTGGAAGGCACCGTCGATCATGCAGGTGGAAGGCGCCAAGGATATCGCCGTGGAGTTCTTCACCCTGTCCAAGAGCTACAACATGGCCGGCTGGCGTATCGGCTTCATGGTCGGCAACCCGGAGCTGGTCAGCGCTCTGGCGCGGATCAAGAGCTACCACGACTACGGCACCTTCACCCCGCTGCAGGTAGCCGCCATCGCCGCCCTGGAAGGCGACCAGCAGTGCGTGCGCGATATCGCCGAGCAGTATCGGCAGCGCCGCAACATGCTGGTCAAGGGCCTGCACGAGGCCGGCTGGATGGTGGAGAAGCCCAAGGCGTCGATGTACATCTGGGCCAAGATCCCCGAACCCTACGCCCACCTGGGTTCGCTGGAGTTCGCCAAGAAGCTGCTGCTGGAGGCCAAGGTCTGCGTCTCGCCGGGCCTGGGTTTCGGTGATTACGGCGACGACCACGTGCGCTTCGCCCTGATCGAGAACCAGGATCGCACCCGCCAGGCCATCCGCGGGATCAAGGCGATGTTCCGTGCCGACGGCCTGCTGCCGGCCGCTCCCGCCAAGTCGCGCAAGGCCGAAGACTAAGCCCGGTGCAAATCAGCGAGCCCGCGGCTTCAGCTGTGGGCTCGCGCTCTCACCCCGAATAATCCAGCGCCGTCCAGGCGCGCCCCAGACCACTGGCGATCCGGCAGCCGGGGCGCTCCAGGGCATCCGCATGCCCCTGGGCCAGGCGGGTCACCTCGCCCTGGCCGCTGCGCTCGGTGAGCCACTGCAGGCGCCCGCAATGGGGCGTATCGATCACATAGCTGGCGGCGATGCTGGAGTGCTGACTGGGCAGCCGCACTACGTCCAGCACCCTGCCCGCCTCCTCGACCCGCCGCCCATCCGACACCAGCACGGCCCAGGCCTCGCCCCCTTCGATCACCAGATAGGCGCCATTGGCCTTGGGTTGCTCCAGCTGCGGCTGGGCACAGCCTGCCAGCAGGGCCAATAGCACAATTGTCATCAGCTTGCGGTGCATATAGGGCGACTCCTCTTGCGGTGACTCGCGAACGGGATCGATCAGCAGTGCGTAGCTGTACTATTATCCAGCACTGTTTATTTGTACAGCACTTTTCGCTTAATCTAGCCGGCATCCCTGCAAGCCCTCGGGGACGCCCGTCGAATCCACAGGAGCATCGCGATGCTGGACGTACTGCAACTGAAGAACAAAGTGAACCAGATGCCTCTGGAGCAGGTGCATGGCCTGGTTGCCGAGCTGCAACTGGAGGGGCTGGTGACCGGCAAGAGCACCCCTTTCAAGCGCGAGCACTTCAATACCTGTTTTGCCGAGATCGAAGCCCTGCTGCAGCGGGCCGGCTACCACCGGCAGCTGGATGTGATCGGCTACCAGGGCCAGGCCTATGCCCTGTATGACCCCTCGCGCTGGGAGGCGGTACAGGTGCTGCGCGGGCTCAAGGAGTATGTCGAAGCGGCCCAGGTATACACACCAGTACGCCAGAGAGGCTGAAAGCGGTGCGGACAAAAGCGCACCGCGACGCGCCATGAGACTCCGTTGCTGCCCCAACAAGGGCGCAGCAGCGCCGCATTGAAGCCCTTCCCGGCTGGCACCCGGCAACCCGCGCACGCCCCTGCCACACACCTAAGTCGATGATTTAAAAGCCGTCCGCCATCCGCGCGGACGAAGCAAGCGTTTCTCTCACAGCCCATCCAGGGCTCCTGCGAAAAACTGGCAAGGCCTTTGCACTCACTCTCCGTAGATTCCTGCGCAGCACACCAACGGCGGTGGCCGCGGATCACGGACAACGGCGTCCGTCAGAGCACCCTCCCCATCGGGCTTCTCTGGCGTACGCCGTTTTTATTTGCCCATGAAAAGGATTACCCCATGAGTGATCGTGATTCCAAAGACCCGGTAAACAGCAGCCGCCGCAACTTCCTCAAGCACTCCATCGCCATCGCCGGCACCGTTGGCGGGGTGGCCGCCCTCGGCCTGTCCGCCCCCGGTTTCCTGCGCAGCGCCGCCTATGCCGCCGGTTCCGACGCCCCGGAAAAGGCCGTGCTGAATATCGGCTTCATCCCGCTGACCGACTGCGCCTCGGTGGTGGTGGCCGCCACCCAGGGTTTCGCCGCCAAATACGGCCTGACCATCAACCCGAGCAAGGAAGCCTCCTGGGCCGGCGTGCGCGACAAGCTGAATACCGGTGAACTGGATGCCTCCCACGTGCTGTACGGCATGATGTACGGCTCGCAGCTGGGCGTGGCCGGGCCGCAGAAGAACATGGCCGTGCTCATGGGCCTGAACCAGAACGGCCAGGCCATCACCCTGTCCAAGCAGCTCAAGGAAGCCGGCGTCACCACCGGCGAGCAACTGGCTGCGCACATCAAGCAAGGCGGCACCCCGCTGACCTTCGCCCAGACCTTCCCCAGCGGCACCCACGCCATGTGGCTGTACTACTGGCTGGCCAACTACGGCATCAACCCGCTGAGCGATGTGAAGACCATCACCGTGCCACCACCGCAGATGGTCGCCAACATGCGCGTCGGCAACATGGACGGCTTCTGTGTCGGCGAGCCCTGGGGCGCCCGTGCGGTGTTCGACAAGATCGGTTTCACCGCCGCCACCACCCAGCAGATCTGGGCCGACCACCCGGAGAAAGTCCTCGGCTGCTCCCGCGAGTTCGTCGAACAGAACCCCAACACCGCCCGCGCCCTGGTCATGGCCATCCTCGACGCCAGCCGCTTCATCGACGCCTCCGAGGCGAACAAGAAGGCCACAGCCAAGCTGATTTCCGGCAAGGCCTACGTCAACGCGCCAAGCGAAGTGATCGAACAGCGCTTCCTCGGCAACTATGAGGATGGCCTGGGCAATAGCTGGCAGGACAAGCACGCGATGGCCTTCTGCAAGGACGGCAGCGTGAACTTCCCCTACCACTCCGACGGCATGTGGTTCCTCACCCAGTTCAAGCGCTGGGGCCTGATCAAGGATGAGCCGGACTACGCCGCCGTGGCCGCGCAAATCAACCAGACCAAGCTCTACAGCGAGGCCGCCAGCGCCCTGGGCATCGCCGTACCAAGCAGCGTGATGCGCGCCAGTACCCTGATCGACGGCAAGGTGTGGGACGGCTCCAACCCGGCCGCCTACGCCAACTCCTTCGCCATCAAAGCGTGATTTTCGGAGGCACTTCGATGAACGCTCCAGTGAAAACACCACTGACGATGGCCACCCCGCCTGCCTCCAGCAGTGCTCCGCGCCAGGCCCTGCCTGGCGCGGAGGCCCTCACCAACCTGCTCAAGGCCGTTATCCCGCCGCTGCTCGGCATTGCCCTGTTCATCGGCCTCTGGGCCCTGATCGCGGCGCGCAGCGAGGGCCTACCGGGCCCCTTGTCGACCTGGTATTCGGCACTGGAGCTGTTCGCCGATCCGTTCTACGACAACGGCCCGAACGACATGGGCATCGGCTGGAATATCCTGCATTCCCTTGGCCGAGTCGGCCTGGGCTTCGGCCTGGCGGCGCTGATCGGCATTCCGCTGGGTTTCGCCATCGGCCGCTTCGCCTTCCTGGCCAGCATGCTCTCGCCGATCATCAGCCTGCTGCGTCCGGTATCGCCGCTGGCCTGGCTGCCGATCGGTCTGCTGGTGTTCGAGGCCGCCGGCCCGGCCTCGATCTGGGTGATCTTCATCAGCTCGATCTGGCCGATCATCCTCAACACCGCCGCCGGCGTCGCCAGCGTGCCGCAGGACTACCTCAACGTGGCGCGCGTGCTCAAACTGTCGGAGTTCAAGGTGCTCACCCGCATCCTGTTCCCCGCCGTGCTGCCGCACCTGATGACCGGCATCCGCCTGGCCATCGGCGTGGCCTGGCTGGTGATAGTCGCTGCGGAGATGCTCACCGGCGGCACCGGCCTGGGCTTCTGGGTGTGGGACGAGTGGAACAACCTCAACGTCGAACACATCCTCATCGCCATCATCATCGTCGGCCTGGTCGGCCTGGCCCTGGAGCAGGCCCTGCTCCTGCTGGCCAAGCGCTTCGACTACACCAGCTGAATCCATTCATGTAGGAGCGAGCTCTGCTCGCGAACCAGTTTTTCGCGAGCAGAGCTCGCTCCTACCCCAGCCAGGAGAACCCTGATGGAAAAATTCGTCGAGCTGACCGCCGTCAGCAAACACTTCGATACCAAGAAAGGCCGCTTCCAGGCGCTCAGTGACGTCAACCTGAGCATCGCCAAGGGCGAGTTCGTCTCGCTGATCGGTCACTCCGGCTGCGGCAAATCCACCGTGCTCAACCTGATCGCCGGCCTGCTCGAGGCCAGCGAAGGCGGGCTGATCTGCAACGGCCGCGAAATCGACGGCCCCGGCCCGGAACGCGCCGTGGTGTTCCAGAACCACAGCCTGCTGCCGTGGATGACCTGTTTCGGCAACGTCTACCTGGCGGTGGAAAAGGTCTTTTCCGGCAAGGAGAACAAGACCCAGCTGAAGGAACGCACCGCCGCCGCGCTGCATATGGTCGGCCTCGACCATGCCGCGCACAAACATCCCAACGAGATCTCCGGCGGCATGAAGCAGCGCGTCGGTATCGCCCGCGCCCTGGCCATGGAACCCAAGGTGCTGCTGATGGACGAGCCGTTCGGCGCGCTGGACGCCCTGAC
The window above is part of the Pseudomonas alcaligenes genome. Proteins encoded here:
- a CDS encoding transcriptional regulator — encoded protein: MLDVLQLKNKVNQMPLEQVHGLVAELQLEGLVTGKSTPFKREHFNTCFAEIEALLQRAGYHRQLDVIGYQGQAYALYDPSRWEAVQVLRGLKEYVEAAQVYTPVRQRG
- a CDS encoding ABC transporter ATP-binding protein; the encoded protein is MEKFVELTAVSKHFDTKKGRFQALSDVNLSIAKGEFVSLIGHSGCGKSTVLNLIAGLLEASEGGLICNGREIDGPGPERAVVFQNHSLLPWMTCFGNVYLAVEKVFSGKENKTQLKERTAAALHMVGLDHAAHKHPNEISGGMKQRVGIARALAMEPKVLLMDEPFGALDALTRAHLQDELLRIVGQTHSTVVMVTHDVDEAVLLSDRIVMMTNGPAATIGDIVRVELQRPRNRLALANDARYHEYRTAVLEFLYQRQQRPAA
- the alaC gene encoding alanine transaminase → MADNAKRRFARIDRLPPYVFNITAELKMAARRRGEDIIDFSMGNPDGATPPHIVEKLVQVAQREDTHGYSTSRGIPRLRRAISRWYKDRYDVEIDPESEAIVTIGSKEGLAHLMLATLDHGDTVLVPNPSYPIHIYGAVIAGAQVRSVPLVPGVDFFAELERAIRESIPKPKMMILGFPSNPTAQCVELDFFERVVSLAKQYDVLVIHDLAYADIVYDGWKAPSIMQVEGAKDIAVEFFTLSKSYNMAGWRIGFMVGNPELVSALARIKSYHDYGTFTPLQVAAIAALEGDQQCVRDIAEQYRQRRNMLVKGLHEAGWMVEKPKASMYIWAKIPEPYAHLGSLEFAKKLLLEAKVCVSPGLGFGDYGDDHVRFALIENQDRTRQAIRGIKAMFRADGLLPAAPAKSRKAED
- the ntrB gene encoding nitrate ABC transporter permease, which translates into the protein MNAPVKTPLTMATPPASSSAPRQALPGAEALTNLLKAVIPPLLGIALFIGLWALIAARSEGLPGPLSTWYSALELFADPFYDNGPNDMGIGWNILHSLGRVGLGFGLAALIGIPLGFAIGRFAFLASMLSPIISLLRPVSPLAWLPIGLLVFEAAGPASIWVIFISSIWPIILNTAAGVASVPQDYLNVARVLKLSEFKVLTRILFPAVLPHLMTGIRLAIGVAWLVIVAAEMLTGGTGLGFWVWDEWNNLNVEHILIAIIIVGLVGLALEQALLLLAKRFDYTS
- a CDS encoding CmpA/NrtA family ABC transporter substrate-binding protein — its product is MSDRDSKDPVNSSRRNFLKHSIAIAGTVGGVAALGLSAPGFLRSAAYAAGSDAPEKAVLNIGFIPLTDCASVVVAATQGFAAKYGLTINPSKEASWAGVRDKLNTGELDASHVLYGMMYGSQLGVAGPQKNMAVLMGLNQNGQAITLSKQLKEAGVTTGEQLAAHIKQGGTPLTFAQTFPSGTHAMWLYYWLANYGINPLSDVKTITVPPPQMVANMRVGNMDGFCVGEPWGARAVFDKIGFTAATTQQIWADHPEKVLGCSREFVEQNPNTARALVMAILDASRFIDASEANKKATAKLISGKAYVNAPSEVIEQRFLGNYEDGLGNSWQDKHAMAFCKDGSVNFPYHSDGMWFLTQFKRWGLIKDEPDYAAVAAQINQTKLYSEAASALGIAVPSSVMRASTLIDGKVWDGSNPAAYANSFAIKA